The genomic segment ACGACGGCGAGTTGGCACACCGGTTGATGCACCCCTCCCACGAAGTGCCCAAGACGTATCTGGCGACGGTCGCCGGAAAGGTACCGCGTGGGCTGGGCAAGCAATTGCGGGCCGGCATCGAGTTGGAAGACGGCCCAGCGCGTGTCGACGACTTCGCGGTGGTGGATGCCATTCCCGGAAAGACGTTGGTGCGCTTGACGTTGCACGAAGGACGCAATCGGATCGTGCGACGGATGCTGGCTGGGGTGGGTTTCCCGGTGGAGGCGCTGGTACGCACCGAGTTCGGTGGGATCGCGCTGGGTAAGCAGCGGCCGGGCAGTATCCGGGCGCTCAGCCAGGGCGAGATCGGGCAACTGTACCAAGCGGTGGGCTTGTGAGCGGAACGAGCGGAACGGGCGGCGTGGTGGTGGCGATCGACGGCCCGGCCGGAACCGGAAAGTCTTCGGTGTCAAAGGGATTGGCGGAAGCGTTGCAGGCGCGTTACCTGGACACCGGCGGGATGTACCGGATGGTGACGTTGGCCGTGTTGCGCGCCGGGATCGACCCGGCCGATGCAGAAGCGGTCGCACGGGTCGCCGAGACGGTGCAGATGTCGGTCGACTACCACCCCGAGGGTGATCGTTATTTCCTTGGCGGCGAGGATGTCTCGGCCGAGATTCGCGGCGACGAGGTCACCCGCGCGGTGTCGGCCGTGTCGTCGGTGGCCGCCGTTCGGACCCGGCTGGTCGCCTTGCAGCGCGAAATGGCCCAGGGGCCGGGCAATGTCGTCGTCGAGGGGCGTGACATCGGGACGGTGGTGTTGCCGAACGCGCCGGTGAAGATCTTCCTGACCGCGTCGGCCGAGACCCGCGCCCGTCGGCGCAATGACCAGAACATCGCCGCTGGTTTGGCCGACGACTACGACGGGGTCCTGGCCGATGTGCGCCGCCGGGATCATCTGGACTCTACCCGCACGCTGTCGCCGTTGCGACCGGCGGCGGACGCGGTGATCGTCGACACCAGCGACATGACCGAGGCGCAGGTGATCGATCACCTGCTGGAGTTGGTCAAGCAGCGAAGCGAGGCAGTGCGGTGAGTCAGGACGGTACCTGGTCCGACGAAAGTGATTGGGAGGTAGTCGATTCCGATTCGGGAGACTTCGACGAGCCCGGTCCCGCTCCGGTGGTCGCCATTGTCGGCCGGCCCAACGTCGGCAAGTCAACATTGGTCAACCGGATCCTGGGCCGGCGCGAAGCGGTGGTGCAGGACATTCCTGGCGTCACCCGCGACCGGGTGTCCTACGACGCGCTGTGGACCGGTCGCCGGTTCGTCGTGCAGGACACCGGGGGATGGGAGCCCGACGCGAAGGGTCTGCAGCAGCTGGTGGCCGAACAGGCGTCGGTGGCGATGCGTACCGCCGATGCGATCATTTTGGTGGTCGACGCTACGGTCGGTGCCACCAGCGCCGACGAGGCCGCCGCCCGCATCCTGCTGCGCTCCGGCAAGCCGGTCTTCTTGGCTGCCAACAAGGTTGACAGCGAGAAGGTCGAATCGGACGCGGCCGCGCTGTGGTCGCTGGGTCTGGGCGAGCCCCATGCGGTCTCCGCGATCCACGGCCGCGGTGTGGCCGATCTACTCGACGAGGTGTTGGCCGCATTGCCCGCCGTGTCCGAGGCGGCCCCGGCGGCCGGCGGCCCGCGCCGGGTGGCGCTGGTTGGCAAGCCCAATGTCGGCAAGAGCTCGCTGCTGAACAAGCTTGCCGGCGACGAGCGCTCGGTCGTGCACGACGTCGCGGGAACCACGGTCGATCCGGTGGACTCGTTGATCGAATTGGGCGGCAAGATCTGGCGTTTCGTCGACACCGCGGGGTTGCGCCGCAAGGTCGGTCAGGCCAGCGGGCACGAGTTCTACGCGTCGGTGCGCACGCACTCGGCCATCGATTCCGCCGAGGTGGTGCTCGTGCTGATCGACGCGTCACAGCCGCTGACCGAACAGGACCAGCGGGTACTGAGCATGGTGATCGAGGCCGGCCGGGCGCTGGTGCTGGCCTTCAACAAATGGGATCTGGTCGACGAGGATCGCCGCGAGCTGCTGGACCGCGAGATCGATCGTGAGCTGGCGCAGCTGCAGTGGGCGGAGCGCGTCAACATCTCCGCCAAGACGGGACGGGCCGTGCAGAAGCTGGTGCCGGCGATGGAGACCGCGCTGGCGTCGTGGGACGCCCGGATCCCGACCGGCCCGCTGAACAGCTGGCTCAAGGAAGTCGTCGCGGCCACGCCGCCTCCGGTGCGCGGCGGCAAGCAGCCGCGCATTTTGTTCGCCACCCAGGCCGCCGCCCGGCCGCCGACGTTCGTCCTTTTCACTACCGGCTTCCTCGAAGCCGGCTACCGACGCTTCCTGGAGCGGCGGCTGCGCGAGACGTTCGGGTTCGCCGGCAGCCCGATCCGCATCAATGTGCGGGTCCGCGAAAAGCGCACCGCCAAGCGCCGCTGACTCTCGGGGCCGCGCTGTATGCCCCCTTTCGTCCGCGTCGAGTGCGCGTCTGGGGCGCCCTGAGTGCACACTCGCCACCCTGACCGCACACTCAACGGCGCGTCGGGCGCTTGATCCCACAATGCGGTCAATGATGTCTGTATCACAGGATTCAACGTTGACTTTGGCGTCGGCCTAACAGTAACGTCCTCTTGTATAGCGGGTTGCTATACCCGTACTGCGGGATTGCATGGAGGCATCGTGAACGCGTCGCGATTCAGCGTGCAGGACAAGTCGATCCTGATCACCGGCGCGACCGGCGCCTTGGGCAGCGCGGCGACCCGGGCCCTGGCCGAGGCCGGGGCGCGGCTCACCCTGGCCGGAGGCAACACTGAGCGTCTGGCCGAGCTGGCTGCTGAGACAGGCCGGCACGACCTGGCGGTGGTGGTCCGCCGCCCCGATACCCCGGCCGACGCCCAGGCCATGGTCGATGCCGCGGTGGCCAAGCATGGCCGGCTCGACGGCGTCCTGGTTGCTTCGGGCATGAACCACGTCCAGCCGATCACCGAGATGGCCGTCGACGACTTCGACGACGTGATGAAGGCCAACGCGCGCGGCGCCTGGCTGGTATGCCAGGCGGCCGGGCGGGTGCTGCTAGAGCAGGGCGGGGGAGGCAGCGTCGTGCTGGTTTCCTCGGTGCGCGGCAGCCTCGGTCATCCCGCCGGCTACAGCGCCTACTGCCCGTCGAAAGCGGCGACCGACCTGCTGGCCAAGTCGTTGGCCGCTGAGTGGGGTCCCCACGGGATACGGATAAATGCCTTGGCGCCAACGGTTTTCCGCTCGGAACTAACCGAGTGGATGTATGCCGCCGACGAGAAGGGGCGCCAGACCCGCGAGGCGATGTTCGCACGAATCCCGTTGCGCCGCTTCGCCGAACCGGAAGACTTCGTCGGCGCGCTGATCTATCTACTCAGCGACGCGTCGAGTTTCTACACCGGCCAGGTGATGTACCTGGACGGCGGCTACACCGCATGCTGATACGAAAGGAACTGTCGTGACCATGACCTGGCCGCTCGGCGAAGCCGAATCGAAGCTAGAGTTCTACGATCTGTCCCACCCCTGGGGACATGGTGTGCCGGCGTGGCCGTACTTCGAGGACGTCAAGATCGAACGACTGCACAACATGGCCAGAAGCCGCGTCCTCACCCAAAAGATCACCACGGTTATGCATTCCGGCACGCACATCGACGCGCCGGGTCACGTGATCGAAGGCACGCCGCTGCTAGACGAGATTCCACTGAGCGCGTTCTTCGGCACCGGGGTCGTCGTGTCGATCCCGAAGCGGAAGTGGGAAGTCGTCACCGCCGCGGACCTGGAGAATGCCACGCCGCAGATCCGGCCCGGCGACATCGTCATCGTCAACACCGGCTGGCACCACACCTACGCCGACAGCGCCGAGTACTACGCGTACTCGCCGGGCTTCTACAGGGAAGCCGGGGAGTGGTTCGCGGCCAAGGGCGTCAAAGCCGTCGGCACCGATACCCAGGCTCTGGACCATCCGTTGGCCACCTCGATCGGCCCGCACGGCCCCGCCGAGCATACGGGTGGTCTATTGCCTTGGGCGGTAAAGGAATACGAGGAGCAAACCGGCCACAAGGTGCTCGACGACTTCCCGGAATGGGAGCCCTGCCATCGCGCGATTCTGTCCAAGGGGATTTACGGCTTCGAGAACGTGGGCGGCGACCTGGACAAGGTCACCGGCAAGCGGGTCACCTTCGCGGCTTTCCCGTGGCGCTGGGTCGGCGGCGACGGCTGTATCGTGCGCCTGGTGGCGATCACCGACCCCACCGGCAGCTATCGTCTCGAGACCGGAGCCTGACATGAGCGTGGACGCAGAAGAGGCCCGCGGCAGCGGAATTCAGGTCATCGCGCGCGCGGCCGAGATGCTACGGCTGCTGCAAGCGCATCCCGGCGGGTTGAACCAGGCCGAGATCGGCGAGCGGCTGGGCATGGCGCGCTCGACCGTGAGCCGGATCCTCAATGCGCTCGACGACGAGGGCCTGGTGGCGTCGCGAGCGGCGCGGGGTCGCTATCGGCTGGGACCCGAGATCGCCCGCATGGCCACCACCGTGCGCCGCAGCGTCGTGTTCGACGTGCACCCGTTCATCGAGGAGCTGTCCCGCGAACTGGAGGAGACGGTCGACCTGTCGATCCTGGACGGCGACCGCGCGACCTTCGTCGACCAGGTCGTCTCGCCGCACCGGCTGCGGGCGATCAGCGCGGTCGGAGAGTCGTTTCCGCTGCACTGCTGCGCCAACGGCAAGGCGCTGCTGGCCAACCTGTCGGCCGAGGAGCAAGCCCGTGCGCTGCCGAGTCGGCTCGCCAAGCTGACCGCGAACACCATCACGACGCCGGCGGCGTTGCGCAAAGAGCTCGACCGCGTCAAAGCCGAAGGCGTGGCGTATGACCGCGAAGAGCAGAGCGAAGGGATCTGCGCGGTCGGCGCGGTGCTCAAGAACGTGGGCGACGAGATGGTCGCGGTCAGCGTGCCCGTACCGTCGCAGCGGTTCTACCGCCGCGAATCCGAGCTCGCGCAGGCGCTGCTGGTCTGGGTCGAAAAGGTCGACGCCTGGTTCGCGAAAGCCGGCGACCACGAGGCTCGCAGGTCAGCCGGGCAATAGCGGCTAGGCGCCGCGGCTACGGTAGGCTGTCGACCTGCTGCTGGTGGACTCATCGGCACACGGGCTGTGGCGCAGTTTGGTAGCGCACTTGACTGGGGGTCAAGTGGTCGCAGGTTCAAATCCTGTCAGCCCGACACAGGTCAGCCCGACCAGCCCATCTCGAGCGGCCCCGACGCAATCAGGGGCCTGCTGGTTGAGCGACGTCCGCGCCGGAATCCGCTGCACTGCCGTCCGTCATGGTACGGCCGCGGAAGAAGTCCGGGGTTATCGCCCACCAGATCACCATCAGGATCGATCCCAGCAGCAGCGCGCCGATGCCGACCGCTGCGACGGCGCCGACTCCCAGGATCGTGATGTTGTTGCCGTTGTCGTCGGTCAGCCACTCGGGCCGAGCGTACTGGTTGAGCCCGTAGATGAGCACGATCAGTAGGGTGACGCCGCCCAGCAACGGGATAACGCCGCGCGCCACAAGATTTCGCACCGATCTGGTCAGGGTGTTGCGGTAGTACCACGCGCACGCAAATCCGGTGAGCCCGTAATAGAACGCGATCATCAACCCCACCGATCCGATCAGCGCGGCGAGCAGGTTCTCGCTGATGAGCGTGAAAAGGACGTAGAAAACGACGGACACCACGCCGACCGCGATGGTGGAGGTGGTCGGTGTGAGGTAGCGATGGTGGGTCTTGGCGAACGACTCCGGCAGCGCCTTGTATACCCCCATCGATAGGGTGGTGCGCGCGGTCTTCAAGATCGTTGTCTGCGTCGACGCCAGGGCAGATGTCAGGATCGACGTCGCCAGCAACAGCAGTGCGATCCTTCCGAGGATGCCGTTGCCGAACAGTGCTGGACCAATCGCTGCGAAGGTGTCTTTCGAGTTGTGGGGGTTGCTCAGCCCGATGCCCTGGGTCCCGACACCGGCGAACGCGATGGCCGACACGGTCACCAGGGTGTAGGTCGCGAGCAGCAGGAGAGCCGAGATGATGGCGGCACGGCCAGGTGTGCGGCTGGGGTCGTCGGATTCCTCGTTGCATGCGACGGCGGTGTCCCAGCCCCAGTACATGAAGATGGCCATCAGGGCTGCAGGGGCGATGGTGTTCCCGAAATCGAGACCGCCGGGCCAGAACCAGGACAGTGCCGGGTGCAGCGAAACCCCCTGTGCATCAAGGGTATAAGTCTTAATTAGTGCGACCACCGAGAACACGACTAGCACCACGATTTGAAAGGCCAGCAGCGCGTGCAGCACTCTGGCCGAGACCTGGATTCCGCGGTAGCAGATATAGGTCATCGTTACGATCCAGAAGACGCCTACCACCGTCGGCCAGAACCCGTTGCCGGCCACGTCCGCGAGCGAAAGCCAGCCCAGGTCTGCGGCGAATCTGAACGAATAAGCCGCGGAGATCTCCGCCAGGTTGGCCATCACAATCACTTCTGCGGCGATGATGCCCCAGCCACCCAGCCAGCCGACGATGGGTCCAAATGCCCGCGACGCCCAGGTGAACGTGGTGCCGCAGTCCGGTATGGCCCTATTGAGTTCCTGGTAGGCGGTGGCGATCAAGTACATCGGGATGAATGAAATGAGCACGACGGCTGGGGCTTTGACGCCGCAGAGTTGCGCGCCGCCACTGGCAACGATCAGACCCAGCGTCGCGGCGAGGCTATAGGCCGGGGCCATGGACGCCAACCCGACAACCACGCTGGAGAGCAGCCCGAGCGCGCCGCCCCGGAGGCCTTTGCTCCTGACGGTCACCGCTGCAGCCCCGCTCTCCCGACCGGTCATGACCTCACCTTTGCTCATCGCATCGCTTCGCACCATCTGGGGAGCATTTGGGACCGCACGGCATGCGAAAGGGACTGCGCCAGTGGGTGTCTGATCACTCGTTGCACCCGCTCGGGTCGGAAAGGACTTTGGACCCTATTTCTCCCATCGACGCGCGTGCAATCTTAATGTAACCGCATGACACATATACATTACGACGTCGCGACAGATAGATAACTGAAGGAGTTCCGTGTCCGAGGACTTGACTAACGTGCAGCTACTCCGCGAACTTGAACCGGTAGTTGAACGTCTACTCAACCGCCACCTGTCGATGTTCAAGGAATGGAATCCGCACGATTACGTGCCGTGGTCGGATGGCAGAAATTTCTATGCGCTGGACGGCCAAGATTGGGAGCCTGGACAGAGCCGACTCCCCGATGTCGCCCAGGTTGCGATGGTGCAAAACCTGCTGACCGAGGACAATTTACCGTCCTATCACCGTGAGATCGCGATGAACTTCAGCATGGACGGCCCCTGGGGGCAATGGGTGAATCGGTGGACCGCGGAAGAGAACAGGCACAGCACGGCGCTGCGCGATTACCTGGTGGTGACCCGCGCGGTCGACCCGGTCGAGCTGGAAAAGCTCCGCCTCGAGCAAATGACGCGGGGCTTCAGCCCCGGCCAGAACCGACAGGGCGATATGTTTGCTGAGAGCTTGTTTGACTCGGTCATGTATGTCTCGTTTCAAGAATTAGCCACCCGCGTCTCGCATCGCAACACGGGCAAGGTCAGCAATGACGCGATCGCCGAACAGTTGATGGCCAGGGTGTCGCACGACGAGAACCTGCACATGATCTTTTATCGGGATGTCAGTGCTGCAGGTCTGGACATCGCGCCCAATCAGGCGATGAAATCGGTGCACCGAATCCTGCGCAACTTCAAGATGCCCGGGTTCACGGTCCCGGAGTTTCGGCGCAAGGCGGTAATTATCGCCGTTGGCGGTGTTTACGACCCGCGCATCCATCTCAACGAGGTGGTCATGCCCGTGCTCAAGAAGTGGCGCATCTTCGAACGGGAAGACTTCACCGGCGAGGCCGCAAGGATGCGCGACGACCTCGCCTTACTGGTCAAGGAACTCGAAGAAGCCTCCGACAAATTCGACGAATCCAAGCAGCGCTATCTGGAGCGTGAGGCACGTAAGACCGAGAAAATCACCGTCAGCAAAGTGCTCCAAACGAAGGGAACGCTGACGCTAAGCGGGCACTGAGGACGCGGTGACCAGCGGATGGTGTTGCTGCGCCACTCGGAGCCGCCGCGGGCTCAGTGTCCGGCGGCGGTGAGCTGGTGATCCGCCTCGAGCAACATCCACGCGCTCAGCTGTACCGAGAGATCGCGGCCCGGGTTCGGTGGGGACGCGCGCGACGAGTCCGCGAGCTGGGTAAAGGTTTCCAGACCTGCCGGCGCAGTGACCGGGCGGTTC from the Mycobacterium lentiflavum genome contains:
- a CDS encoding acyl-ACP desaturase; this translates as MSEDLTNVQLLRELEPVVERLLNRHLSMFKEWNPHDYVPWSDGRNFYALDGQDWEPGQSRLPDVAQVAMVQNLLTEDNLPSYHREIAMNFSMDGPWGQWVNRWTAEENRHSTALRDYLVVTRAVDPVELEKLRLEQMTRGFSPGQNRQGDMFAESLFDSVMYVSFQELATRVSHRNTGKVSNDAIAEQLMARVSHDENLHMIFYRDVSAAGLDIAPNQAMKSVHRILRNFKMPGFTVPEFRRKAVIIAVGGVYDPRIHLNEVVMPVLKKWRIFEREDFTGEAARMRDDLALLVKELEEASDKFDESKQRYLEREARKTEKITVSKVLQTKGTLTLSGH
- the der gene encoding ribosome biogenesis GTPase Der, translating into MSQDGTWSDESDWEVVDSDSGDFDEPGPAPVVAIVGRPNVGKSTLVNRILGRREAVVQDIPGVTRDRVSYDALWTGRRFVVQDTGGWEPDAKGLQQLVAEQASVAMRTADAIILVVDATVGATSADEAAARILLRSGKPVFLAANKVDSEKVESDAAALWSLGLGEPHAVSAIHGRGVADLLDEVLAALPAVSEAAPAAGGPRRVALVGKPNVGKSSLLNKLAGDERSVVHDVAGTTVDPVDSLIELGGKIWRFVDTAGLRRKVGQASGHEFYASVRTHSAIDSAEVVLVLIDASQPLTEQDQRVLSMVIEAGRALVLAFNKWDLVDEDRRELLDREIDRELAQLQWAERVNISAKTGRAVQKLVPAMETALASWDARIPTGPLNSWLKEVVAATPPPVRGGKQPRILFATQAAARPPTFVLFTTGFLEAGYRRFLERRLRETFGFAGSPIRINVRVREKRTAKRR
- a CDS encoding APC family permease; translated protein: MSKGEVMTGRESGAAAVTVRSKGLRGGALGLLSSVVVGLASMAPAYSLAATLGLIVASGGAQLCGVKAPAVVLISFIPMYLIATAYQELNRAIPDCGTTFTWASRAFGPIVGWLGGWGIIAAEVIVMANLAEISAAYSFRFAADLGWLSLADVAGNGFWPTVVGVFWIVTMTYICYRGIQVSARVLHALLAFQIVVLVVFSVVALIKTYTLDAQGVSLHPALSWFWPGGLDFGNTIAPAALMAIFMYWGWDTAVACNEESDDPSRTPGRAAIISALLLLATYTLVTVSAIAFAGVGTQGIGLSNPHNSKDTFAAIGPALFGNGILGRIALLLLATSILTSALASTQTTILKTARTTLSMGVYKALPESFAKTHHRYLTPTTSTIAVGVVSVVFYVLFTLISENLLAALIGSVGLMIAFYYGLTGFACAWYYRNTLTRSVRNLVARGVIPLLGGVTLLIVLIYGLNQYARPEWLTDDNGNNITILGVGAVAAVGIGALLLGSILMVIWWAITPDFFRGRTMTDGSAADSGADVAQPAGP
- the cmk gene encoding (d)CMP kinase, with amino-acid sequence MVVAIDGPAGTGKSSVSKGLAEALQARYLDTGGMYRMVTLAVLRAGIDPADAEAVARVAETVQMSVDYHPEGDRYFLGGEDVSAEIRGDEVTRAVSAVSSVAAVRTRLVALQREMAQGPGNVVVEGRDIGTVVLPNAPVKIFLTASAETRARRRNDQNIAAGLADDYDGVLADVRRRDHLDSTRTLSPLRPAADAVIVDTSDMTEAQVIDHLLELVKQRSEAVR
- a CDS encoding SDR family NAD(P)-dependent oxidoreductase, which encodes MNASRFSVQDKSILITGATGALGSAATRALAEAGARLTLAGGNTERLAELAAETGRHDLAVVVRRPDTPADAQAMVDAAVAKHGRLDGVLVASGMNHVQPITEMAVDDFDDVMKANARGAWLVCQAAGRVLLEQGGGGSVVLVSSVRGSLGHPAGYSAYCPSKAATDLLAKSLAAEWGPHGIRINALAPTVFRSELTEWMYAADEKGRQTREAMFARIPLRRFAEPEDFVGALIYLLSDASSFYTGQVMYLDGGYTAC
- a CDS encoding cyclase family protein encodes the protein MTMTWPLGEAESKLEFYDLSHPWGHGVPAWPYFEDVKIERLHNMARSRVLTQKITTVMHSGTHIDAPGHVIEGTPLLDEIPLSAFFGTGVVVSIPKRKWEVVTAADLENATPQIRPGDIVIVNTGWHHTYADSAEYYAYSPGFYREAGEWFAAKGVKAVGTDTQALDHPLATSIGPHGPAEHTGGLLPWAVKEYEEQTGHKVLDDFPEWEPCHRAILSKGIYGFENVGGDLDKVTGKRVTFAAFPWRWVGGDGCIVRLVAITDPTGSYRLETGA
- a CDS encoding IclR family transcriptional regulator, which translates into the protein MSVDAEEARGSGIQVIARAAEMLRLLQAHPGGLNQAEIGERLGMARSTVSRILNALDDEGLVASRAARGRYRLGPEIARMATTVRRSVVFDVHPFIEELSRELEETVDLSILDGDRATFVDQVVSPHRLRAISAVGESFPLHCCANGKALLANLSAEEQARALPSRLAKLTANTITTPAALRKELDRVKAEGVAYDREEQSEGICAVGAVLKNVGDEMVAVSVPVPSQRFYRRESELAQALLVWVEKVDAWFAKAGDHEARRSAGQ
- a CDS encoding pseudouridine synthase; protein product: MAEDQGIRLQKVLSQAGIASRRAAEKLIIDGRVEVDGQVVTELGTRVDPDASVIRVDGARIALDESQVYLALNKPRGMHSTMSDDRGRPCIGDLVERRVRGNTKLFHVGRLDADTEGLILLTNDGELAHRLMHPSHEVPKTYLATVAGKVPRGLGKQLRAGIELEDGPARVDDFAVVDAIPGKTLVRLTLHEGRNRIVRRMLAGVGFPVEALVRTEFGGIALGKQRPGSIRALSQGEIGQLYQAVGL